Below is a window of Dictyostelium discoideum AX4 chromosome 1 chromosome, whole genome shotgun sequence DNA.
attaaataaattttttttttttttttttcataattttaattttcaaatcaaaaaataaaaaggtaaatttattaagtcttgaataattttatatgttttttttttaaaattatatttattcaaaCACTCAAAttttacattaaaaaaaacaaataaaaaatatccaatttaataaatttttattacatttaaaaataaaaaataaattgtaatataattaaattttaaaactaaaaatttgttaaaaaaaaaaaaaaaaaaaaaaaaaaaatgaaaatgttttttttaatttccatcccataaattttttttaaaaaaacttgtTTTGTTCTGgtgttttcattttttttttttttctgaataaaatttattaataggCCCAGAATACTTGAGAATGGTAGTAAGTTATTTAagataacaataaaaactataaaatgtaaaaaaaaaaaaaaataataatcattcattaaaataaaatcaacgataatcaaaaataaataaataaataaattaataaataaaatgtcaTCAAataacaaattaaatttagaagCAGTTATTAAAGGTATTCAAACcaataaaatattagaagtatttgataaatattaTCATGATGAAGTTGTAATGTACGAAAATGGTGATTCAACTAATCGTGTTGGTAAATCTGCAAATCGTAAAGCTGAAGAATCCTTTGTAAATAATGCAACAATTCATGAagcaaaattattaaaaacaatcGTAGATGGTGATAATACAGCATATGAAATGTATATGGATTTCACATATGGCGAACATCGTATTAAAAAGAGTCAATGGGCATTCCAACAATGGTCAAAtggtttaattattaaagaggagtttgttgaaattaaaacaccaacaccagAACCATCAACTAAcatcaaatcaaatttagaatcaattattaaaggtattcaagataataaaatattagaagtatttgataaatattaCCATCAAGATATAATTATGTATGAAAAAGGTGATTCGACTAATCGTGTTGGTAAATCTGCAAATCGTAAAGCTGAAGAATCTTTTGTTAATAATGCAACAATTCATGAAGCAAAACTATTAAAAGTACTTGTAGATGGTAATAATACAGCATATGAAATGTATATGGATTTCACATATGGCGAACATCGTatcaaaaagaatcaatGGGCCGTTCAACAATGGTCAAATGATTTAGTTATCAAAgaagaattttattaaataaaatttttattttttaaaaatgtacaataaaatttaaataaaagaattttacATACTTGTttatctattaatttttttttaaaactatgttgtatttttttatttatttaaatattcattttttgttgATAACATATAGagtgtattttttttttaaagatttttaatcattttccaatattaaatttcatattgataaaattgttCTGAACTTCTtcaaaatttcaattatatatttcttattttattttattgttttttaaaaaaaagataaatgaGAGGGcagaataaaataattaaaaagttattacctttttaattttagaaccaaaaaaaaaaaatctttatttttttatttttttttttttttttacataaaaaaaaaaaatatcaatttaatcaaataaaatttttttttccttgctcgttgtttttaaaaataaaaaaaaaattacaaaaatgattaaatacTAAAACAgaaaaatattcatttattgttataatttatttcattttgtgtattttttGAGTGctctatttttatcaaaaacacctccaaaaaaaaaaaaatatttttcgtgtcccataaaatttttttaaaatttttttttgttctggtgttttaatatttttcttttttttttttcggattaaaatttattaacaaGAATACCAAACCCAAGAATACTTGAGAATGATAGCGAGTTGTTTTACATAATgataaaaactataaaatgtaaaataaaaaataaaaataatcattcattaaaaaaatatcaacaataaccaaaaataaatataaaattctttctttttttttaaaaacaaataaattaaaaataaaaaaataaaaaaacaaataaataaattaataaataaaatgtcatcaaataataaattaaatttagaagCAGTTATTAAAGGTATTCAAACcaataaaatattagaagtatttgataaatattaTCATGATGAAGTTGTAATGTACGAAAATGGTGATTCAACTAATCGTGTTGGTAAATCTGCAAATCGTAAAGCTGAAGAatcttttgtaaataatgCAACAATCCATGAagcaaaattattaaaaacaatcGTAGATGGTGATAATACAGCATACGAAATGTATATGGATTTCACATATGGCGAACATCGTatcaaaaagaatcaatGGGCATTCCAACAATGGTCAAAtggtttaattattaaagaagaattcgttgaaattaaaacaccaccaacaccagaACCATCAACTAAcatcaaatcaaatttagaatcaattattaaaggtattcaagataataaaatattagaagtatttgataaattctATCATCAAGATGTAATTATGTATGAAAAAGGTGATTCGACTAATCGTGTTGGTAAATCTGCAAATCGTAAAGCTGAAGAATCTTTTGTTAATAATGCAACTATTCATGAAGCAAAACTATTAAAAGTACTTGTAGATGGTAATAATACAGCATATGAAATGTATATGGATTTCACATATGGCGAACATCGTatcaaaaagaatcaatGGGCCGTTCAACAATGGTCAAATGATTTAGTTATCAAAgaagaattttattaaatacaataaaatttttattttttaaaaatgtacaataaaatttaaatttaacttttttttttttaaatattgattaatCATAGTTTATCCATTTGAGGAAATAAGCAatatttaatagttttatttatgaattttaattttaaaaagaaatttaacacacatatttttttttttttttgtttttatttttaaaaattggtcAGTGTTAGGCAATATTTAATATGGTTTATATTAATCAAAGATCAGATGCAGACCggaactgttttttttttttttttttttttttttttttttttttttacctaaaAGCGGTGTAttgttatattttattacatttttaaatttttagatttttaaatttttaaatttttatattgttataTGTTGATATTTTTGGTTATATTATGATTACTActacttgtttttttttttttttttttttttttttttattctaatGGAATTGGGTTTGGAGTGTTCGGGTTATGCCATGATGTGTTGAAgttgattattaattggtcTCTGTTATTTAATTTGTATATTGTTTCATTCCTTTCGatcttctttattaaaatgaatttctCTATTTTAATTAAGTTGGTTagttctttttcaattaatgttGGATCAAATGAGGGTGGAGATTTAGATTCGTCTTGATTGAATAGTTTGTGACAAATTATTCTCCATAGTTGATGTATAATTATGCCGATTAAATTTGGGTagattctttcttttttatttgttttgctAATATCTAGTGAATTGAGATCCCAATTTCTGATCTTGAAGAATGAGAGATTGTTGaatgttgaaattattatgttTTCTATTTCTTTTACTTGCATACAGTCTATAAAAAGGTGAGTGTATGGGTCACGGATTATATTGTTACAGATTTTGCATGGTACGTTACGTTCATAGTTGATTCCAGGAAGTGACCTTGAGAAAAATCTGAATAGTGTATTTCTACCTTTTTGATGTGATATGTGGTTGATATGTTGGAAGATGGATGGTATGTTGATgttatttattgaaattagatttttttgTCCATCTGTTTTTCTTATTGATTTGTATTTGTGAGTGATTAACATGTTATAGATTTCTTTAAGTTGAAGTGGCTTTTTGTTTTGACCTTTGATACAATCAGGTAGTGATTTTAGTTTATTGTGTTGTGGTGAAAAGTTGTTTCTAAAATCTTTCCATCTGTCTACCATCTCTCTTAATCCAATTGATATATATTTGCTGTTGCTGATTTGTTCCATATACCATTCTTGTAGTATGTTGCATGCTTTTATCTTGATAATGTGTAATAATCTATTCATGTTCCAAACTTTGAATGCTATTTGTCTGATACCTAAGTCCCACATCTTAATTCCACCTTCTTTCCAATCACCATATGCTCTATCCATTGTCATTAATGTTCTATATTTATGTTCTTCTGtgtatgtatttttaattgcgGAGAAGAGGAACCATTTAATGATATTGTTTAGTTCAGTAATGTGTGATTCATTTAGTGAGTCTAGATATTGATGGTAGGATAATCTCGATAGCGCATATGTTTTGACAATTGTCATCTTTGCTCTTATTGTAGTTGCTTGACTTTTCCAATTGTTTAAGCTATCTTTGATTGAGTTGATGATTGATGTGATTTTTGAATTGAGGCCCACTTTCGTGAAATTGAGACCCAAGTATCTTTCTGGAGCTTCACTAATCTTAAATGGGAGGTTTGGTGGTATATTACCAATGCATATCATAACAGTTTTCTCTTGATTAAGTTTTGAAGATGTACCTAGACAGTAGTTGTTGATTTTATCCaatactaattttaattcttctgCTGAGTTGTTGAAAGTTGACATATCATCTGCGAATGCTGTTAGCTTGATTCTTTTCTGGTCTGATCATTTAAATCCTTTAATTTCGTTTTCTTTAAGTATATCAATTAGTAGTGCTTCCATTACAAGTGCAAATATTGTTGGTGATAATGGATCTCCTTGTTTTGTGCCTCTGTTAACTGTAATGTGTCCCACCAGGAAGTCATTTATCTTGATCTTATTCGTTGTTTCTTTTAAtagattcattattaattctacTATCGTTTTTGGTATGCCAATGTGGCTCAATGTTCTTCTGATACTTTTGTGGCTAATTGAGTCGAAAGCTTTGTTGAAATCGAAGAATGTGATTAACGTAGTACTGTTTCTTGATTTGTTTGCTCTTTCGATTACCTCcttcattatttgaatattatcTTGGATGTAACGATTTGGAACAAACCcattttgaaatttgtttattattttctttgtaACTGCAAGTAAACGGTTGTTGATGATCTTACTTAATAGTTTGTAGTCCGTATTGAGTAGAGTAATTGGTCTTCTATTAGCTATTTGTAGTTCATCTCCTTTCTTGAATAGTGTTGTGATAAATCCTTCTTTGAATTTTggattgatttctttttgattAGTTAATGTATCATTAAATACTTTTGCTAAGATTGTTGAAAGTGATGCAGAGTGGTTTCTATATAATGCAGCATTGATTCCATCTAGTCCTGGAGATTTGTGTGGattagaatttttaattgcatTATTGACTTCTTTTGGTGTGATTGCACTATCTAATGATAGTCTGGAAATGTATTGTTTGTCCACTATCCATTTATCCAATAGTTCCTTGTGTTTACTTTCATTATCTGGTTTTTCATCGTATTGTTCTTGATAGAATTCTAAGAAGCATTTGGCTATTTCAACTTTTTCTGATACAATTGTTCCatctttgtttttaatttggaATATGGATCTGTCctttttccttttctttaGTTTACTTGTTAGATATCTACTTGGAGTTTCTTGGTTTAAGTGAAGTTTCAATTTGGTTTCCCATTGTTTATTTGCTTCTTCTTCTTTCAATAACTCTTCCATTTCGTCTTCTAGTTGCTTTCTTTGACCAGGGTATAAATCTTCTCTTTCAATTAATCTATGTAATCTActcttctttttgtttttttccttttttatcAAGTTCTGTTGCTTTTTGAGATGGTGCCTGATTGTATAATTCTTAAAGTGGATCCAGTCATCTAGTGTGTTGATGTATTGTTTGTTGTTTTCTATGATTTGCGAGATTTCTTCATGAATTGTTGGATCAGCCAATGTTTCTTTGCATAATGTCCACGGGAGTTTTTCAattttgatgttgttgatgttgatatcGTTTGCGCTATtgttattcatttttaaatctattgaAATAGGTGTGTGGTCAGATTTGTTGTAAATATCTTCATGCACCCTTAGCGGGTTTGAACCCACCATTGTTGGTTTACAATAAATTCTGTCCAATCTGCTATTAGATCTTGAAAAAGTTGCGATATTGTTGTTTGCACCTATATCTTTCAGGTTGCTTTCTTCAATTATACTTCTGATACCAATACCATAGTGtgaattgttgttgtggtctGCATTAAAGTCACCTGCAATGATGTCatgtttgattttttgatCTTTAATGAGATTCTTTGCTGCTATAATGAATGCATTTCTTCTAGGTATTGATGCTGGGGCATAAATTAAAaggatgttgatgttgatataCGAATTGAACTTAACTGATAATATTCTACCTTCTGTATCTTTGAAATTTACTGTTAGATAGCCAGTGCTTAAATTTCTATTCTCTATTGATACACCAGTGCCTTTACCGTTTCCATGATCTATCCTTTCATAGTTGAACATTGATTTATAATGATTGAATGTTGAACCGTTTGTTTCTGTAAGTAATGTGATTTGGGGACCTATTCTCTTGATCGTTTCTTCAGCTTTTTTATTTGAGAGAGGGCTTGAACTACCTCTGCAATTccataataaaatttttaatttttccatCCTCTTGATAGGGTTGGGTTACCATTTGGTGGTTGACCACCACTTGGTTTTGTTTGTGTAGTAATATTGTTTGTTGTATTTGAgttgtttaatttatttgtgatgattgttttgttgttgttgttgagattTTTGTCgttgttattattgctgttgttattattattgttgttgttgttggagtTATTGGAGTTATTGGagttattggtattattattattattattattattattattattattattattattattattattattattattattattattattaccttgtattatatttgtattattgaTAGCTtgattggttgttgtttgttttttgtttttctttttagcTTCCTCCCTATCTTCTCTACTAATAGATTCACAGAAGTATACTTtaatttgattgttgttgtttttatatgactgaatttgattattgattatatttgtatttgttgatttGTTGAATAGTATTATTGCTGAATATCTGTGCACATCATTCATAATTTTAACGTTGCATTCATCAACTTCCACTGCTTCTACTCCCATGTTTGTTTGTACATCTTCTTTTGTTATTGCTTTTGTTATATTTTTTGTGAAGGTATAGAAGTGGAGGTAGTGGTGATTAGGAAAGTATGGGATGAATCTTTGAATTCTATATATTCCATCCTCATCCTTTATTTGAAATGTGCAAAATGAATCGTGTAGATGTTTCAAATTTTCTTTTAGAATTCTACCCAACACTGTTATACCTTTTGATTTTctaattattgttttatctTTGAGGAGTGTATTGTCAATGAATTTGAGagtattactatttaattcTGCTGTATTTGGGTAGTATAGTCTGATTTTATATGTTGAGTTATTTAGTAATTCTTCATTGAATACAAATTTGTTACTGATGAGATTGAAAAAGTTAttgttcattttttttttttttttttttttttatttttttatgtatttttttttttttttttttttttttttttttttttttattattttattacgtgattgttaattatttgttgataGTTTGTTGATTGATTGTGCTCAGACCGGAACTGTTGACATATGGTTCCTAAGTAAAAAAGATCGACATCGGCAGGGTTCGAACCTGCGCCTCCTAGGAGATTTGATTTCAAGTCAAACGCGTTAGACCACTTCGCTACGATGTCTTTTGATGATATTTTGAGTTGATagcaaaaaaaattagtaaaatttcaaaaatgtaTTTGAACACTAAAAAAGGTTCAGAATTGAAAAttaagataaaaaagaaagaaaatattaaattctgaaatgattataattttaaaatatttccttttattgttaaatccattattataataataaatgtttaTTATGAATTCATAAAATAGTTCTGTTTACTGTTTACAATTTGTGGTCCATATTCATCATAATCTTCAAGTGATATCCAATGATGTCTGAAAgttgataatgaagaaaatatTGAACCACCAATCCATGATAGATTTCTTCTATCTGGAATTTCaaagatattgaattttaaagaagaaggggataaatttgataattcatttgataatcTCTCTGAAAAACCTTTAAATAATGTTGAACCACCAGTTATAACTATACtattttgtaattgaatACGTTCTTGAACATCACATTTTAAGAATGAATTATAAATATGTTCATGAATACCACCAACTGATGATGATTCACAACCAACTAATGATGGTTGAAATAATGGTTCAGTTGATTGAAATAGTTCATTAGTTAATGATATAACCCTACCATCTACTAATTCATATTCCTTAATACTACTAATATTAGTTGCTGCTTTTTGCATAtccaaattataatttaatgataCGTAACCTAACTTttctttaatatcattaacaattaaattttcattatacgtattgaatttataatcgcggttttttaaaaactccattaaaaaattagataaatCGTTACCACCCAATGGTAAATGTGACATTGCTTTGGTGATTATTTTACCTTGATAAATGGGTACTGTATAGCTTTCACCAAAACCACAATGAGCAATGATAGCACTTTCTTTACCAGAGCCAATTAATGATAGTGACGCTCTATTTGTGACACTTgctaattttgaattataagTTTCAAATAAAAGTTGAGTCAAACGTTCTCTATTCATCTTTGAATTAAATGGTGAATCCGTAATTAATATTGGATATTCGTCACATGATATATTCAATACTTgatgaaatgaataatttaaaagtttctCCATATCATCCCAATTTATGATTGAACCACGTTCAATTGGATGTTTGATTGATATATTGGTTTTTTGAGTTTCAACTTCGTGTCCTGCAaatataacttttttatttggtgcACCATATAATACTTCATAATATTTGGTTCTACCAATAATAGTTGGAAATTCATTTCTTGGTGTTAATTCTTCATTTGAAAATCCAACCTTTGTAAAACCTGATCCACAATCAATTATAACTGAGTTTCtaatttcttcattattattattaatatcattcattttattttatatatttattttaaaaaaaaaaaaataaaaaataaaaaaaaaaaaactaatagtttttgataactttttttttttttttttttttttttttccttgaaaaaatttattaataaaaccaaaatctaatttcaatcaaaatttttttattgataataattatttgttcaaattcaaattcaaattcagttttaaattcaaatccgaatttagaaataaaagaaaaaaaaaaaaaaaaaaaaaaaaaaatattttgtgtAAATATGGCAAAATTTTCGTTTTGGAgtgaaagttttaaaaaaaaaaaaaaaaaaaaaaaaaaaatcaaaaaaaaaaaaaaaaaaaaagatttttttttttatttttttttttttatttttttttttttatttttttttttgttttattatttttattaaaatatatgaataatatattattctttttctacaatttatacatataaataaaaacaaattaaaatgcCTTCTATATTAAAAGTTCGAATTATAGAAGGTAGAGATCTACCAATTATGGATAGAAGCTCAGCTTTAGCAGATGCTTTTGTTGAAGTAggtattttctttttttttttttataattatgatCATAATGAatcataattataaaaaatagattgttttattttattttattttattttatattaatatatttctttttattttaattataataaaaaaaaaaaaaaaaaatagataaggTGTGGTCAGAATGATCCACAAAAAACCGATATTCAAAAGAAAACATTAAATCCAGTATGGAATCAAGATTTTAGATTTGATTTTCCAAATGATGTTGATATTCAGGATAATCCATTAGATATCAGAGTTTGGGATTATGATTTAGTTTCAAAGAATGATGTCATTGGTTCAGTTTTAATCGATTTAAATGTATTATTAGATGGTGAAACACCAACTTCTCAAATTAATGGTTGGTTCCCAATCTATGATACTTTACGTGGTATCAGAggtgaattattaataacaGTTAAATTAGAGAAATTCCAAAATGCTAATCCTTTTAAAGAATCTTCTGATGGTGTTCAATTCTTTTCaagtatatatatttactttctaaaaaaaaaaaaaaaaaatttatttatttatttatatattttaattattaatttttttttttttttaaattaattctaGTATCAacaccattttcaaattatagAATTAATACAATTCATTCATTTGTTGAAGAATTAATTGTAGAGAACGATCCTGAATATCATTGGACTGATACTTTTAGAGCATCaagattatcaaattttgaaagacaatatttattatatacatTATCAGGGTAtgtaatatatatatatataatatataatattttattatcaaatattaatttttttatttattattattattattattattattattattattattattattattattattattattattttaaataaaattatagtaAATTAAGAAGACAAATGGGTAAAAAAGTATTAGATATGGGTGGTAATGCAGTATTAGGATATAAACAACATTTTGATTTAGAAGGTGATTCTGGTATTGTTGCAAGAGGTTATGGTACAGCAGTTACATTAAGAAAAGTTGTTGAAtcagatttaatttattcaccAAAGAATAATTCAAactcttcttcatcttcctcttcatcatcttcttcatcttcctcttcttcagaTTCAGATTCAGATGATTCAGATGACCCAACTGATGATTTAACAGAAACAAGTAGTAGTAGCAGtgattcatcatcaaatagtatattaaaagaaaatagaagaaaaagaagaaataaattattaaatcttcaTTCAGATGTACAACTTTTaacattaaattcatttcaaTCAAATATTGTAGTTCATTTAGGTGGTGTAGTTGCAACTAAATctgttaaaattttaaagaaatcaaatacTCAAGAGATGAGAGATCAATATTGGACAGAGATTcgtaatgaaattaaaaatcatgCAAAATCATTAGGTTGTAATTATATCATTGGTTATTCGGAAACTACTACCATTCAACAAGATGAGGATCTTTGTATATTTAGTGCAACTGGTACAGCAGCAATTTTAGATCTTTTAGatggtggtggaggtggtgtTAATTTAACTGTAAATAACCCAAGTAAACGTgcattattatataataataaacaacaacaacaacaagttgttggtagtagtggtggtgatatTGAATCAAGTGAAGATATTAACCCAggtagttttaaaaaaaatagtttaggTGGTCCAGGTAGTACTGGTATGATACCAATGCAACAAAATAGAAAGAAATCAAATGTTGGCTCACTATCAGGTTCTATAGAAGATCAAtcacattatttaaatagtgataataatcaacaattaatgaGTACTAGTAATGGTGGAATTTATGATTCaagaaagaatttaaattttggtgTTGGTAgtaaaaagaatcaaaaagCGAAATTAGGTTGTCATATTTGTCATATACCATATCacccatcatcatcaacatcaaattCACCACCTGCAAAATGTTCAGTAtgtaaaaagaaatatgtACCAGAGGTACTTTTAGCAACTATAGAGCCACCACCAGGTACACCAATTACAGGTGGAGGTTGTTTGATTCAAGCAAGAGCAtgtaaattgaaaaagaaatcacaAGGTGAAGAATCAAATGCAATTCAATTATCAGAGAGTATCCCATTCGTAGAGTATGATTTACATAATCAAATTATGTACAAGTTGAAATTGTTGGGTATGAATGCTGcatttagttttaaaactCAAATTACATTTAGTGATACATTGGTTATTGGTGTTGCCACAGCAACTGCAGTTTTCCTAACACCATTACCTTCACCACCAATCTTACAAATTTCTCGTTCTTTAGAGATTACCGATGAAAAAACTAGACGTCTTCATGAATTACAAACTAAAATCGAGAAAAAGAGTCATCAAAATCataatcaattatcaaaagcttcaaatc
It encodes the following:
- the act32 gene encoding hypothetical protein, coding for MNDINNNNEEIRNSVIIDCGSGFTKVGFSNEELTPRNEFPTIIGRTKYYEVLYGAPNKKVIFAGHEVETQKTNISIKHPIERGSIINWDDMEKLLNYSFHQVLNISCDEYPILITDSPFNSKMNRERLTQLLFETYNSKLASVTNRASLSLIGSGKESAIIAHCGFGESYTVPIYQGKIITKAMSHLPLGGNDLSNFLMEFLKNRDYKFNTYNENLIVNDIKEKLGYVSLNYNLDMQKAATNISSIKEYELVDGRVISLTNELFQSTEPLFQPSLVGCESSSVGGIHEHIYNSFLKCDVQERIQLQNSIVITGGSTLFKGFSERLSNELSNLSPSSLKFNIFEIPDRRNLSWIGGSIFSSLSTFRHHWISLEDYDEYGPQIVNSKQNYFMNS